Proteins found in one Flavobacteriales bacterium genomic segment:
- a CDS encoding PrsW family intramembrane metalloprotease: MNILLGFIAFFIAWIWVDYYRLIDIYEKDKLKYFIIVFVLGALSVPLTFFIGDFVELFWEIELNQTDFVNVFLYSFFNVSLIEEIAKLLPIIVFYWVFRKQVNEPIDIIAYSCTGALGFATLENFFYYLQYGESIVLLRAIMSTLGHMMFTGFIAYGWVLWQFKMSRKPIQDWLKFFVFAIASHGVYDLFLFYQLDEFSLTIITNIYYLFAINWFAKIINNSLNNSPFFEENISFDSQKVFKRLLQYYAFVLAFQFALSAHQNGIEKAVVITFSTLFYSVFYILVASYRLSRFFLVKGKTLALKWELPFKPKTDKSSGKLYLEMNTIKNRELILQNYIKEHIRVKNLHFSSSVNPDFSQWISIKISHRFHNDEQSFFYKIEGADEELALDYYIQIKQEGEYLLENGLLVVGLFHKTENK, translated from the coding sequence GTGAACATCTTACTAGGTTTTATTGCCTTTTTTATCGCTTGGATATGGGTAGATTACTATCGTTTGATAGATATCTACGAAAAGGACAAACTCAAATATTTCATTATCGTTTTTGTGTTGGGAGCATTATCTGTTCCACTCACGTTTTTTATTGGAGATTTTGTGGAACTTTTCTGGGAAATAGAACTCAATCAAACAGATTTTGTAAATGTATTTCTCTATAGTTTCTTCAACGTGAGTTTGATAGAAGAAATAGCTAAACTCTTACCAATAATTGTTTTTTATTGGGTTTTTAGGAAGCAAGTAAACGAGCCCATAGATATTATAGCATATAGTTGTACTGGGGCTTTGGGATTTGCAACACTCGAGAATTTTTTCTATTATCTGCAATATGGAGAAAGTATTGTGTTGCTTAGAGCCATCATGAGTACTTTAGGGCATATGATGTTTACGGGTTTTATTGCTTACGGATGGGTTCTTTGGCAGTTCAAAATGAGTAGGAAACCAATTCAAGATTGGCTCAAGTTTTTTGTTTTTGCTATTGCGTCTCATGGAGTTTATGATCTCTTTTTGTTTTATCAGCTTGATGAATTTTCATTGACAATCATAACCAATATCTACTATCTTTTTGCAATTAATTGGTTCGCTAAAATAATTAACAACTCCCTAAATAACTCACCATTTTTTGAAGAAAATATTTCTTTTGATTCTCAAAAAGTCTTCAAGAGATTATTACAATATTATGCGTTTGTTTTGGCGTTTCAATTTGCTTTATCTGCTCATCAAAATGGAATAGAAAAGGCCGTAGTGATCACTTTTTCCACACTGTTCTATTCTGTTTTTTATATTCTTGTGGCTTCCTATCGTTTGTCGAGGTTTTTCTTAGTGAAAGGAAAAACTTTAGCACTCAAATGGGAACTACCTTTTAAACCAAAAACAGATAAATCATCGGGCAAATTGTATTTAGAAATGAACACCATAAAGAATAGAGAACTGATACTTCAAAATTATATAAAAGAGCATATAAGAGTGAAGAATTTGCATTTTAGTTCCTCGGTGAATCCCGATTTTTCTCAATGGATTTCTATTAAGATTTCGCATCGTTTTCATAATGATGAACAAAGCTTTTTTTATAAAATAGAAGGAGCGGATGAAGAATTAGCTCTAGATTATTATATACAAATAAAACAAGAAGGAGAGTATTTATTAGAAAACGGATTGCTTGTCGTAGGTTTGTTTCATAAAACAGAGAACAAATGA
- a CDS encoding YgjV family protein, producing MTDYLGYFAMTILVLSFTFKDMNKLRLWNAVACFLFLIYAILIDSIPILLSNLFIFLLNVFHLIKNRKKKLH from the coding sequence ATGACTGATTATTTAGGGTATTTTGCCATGACCATTTTAGTGCTATCATTCACTTTTAAAGATATGAATAAACTACGCCTTTGGAATGCAGTAGCTTGTTTTTTGTTTTTAATTTATGCTATTTTGATAGACTCAATTCCTATTTTGCTATCCAATCTTTTTATTTTCTTGCTAAATGTTTTTCATTTAATAAAAAACAGAAAGAAAAAACTTCACTAA
- a CDS encoding ATP-dependent Clp protease ATP-binding subunit: MQDNFSQTLKKVIAYSKEEAMRLGHNYIGTEHFILGIFKEGTSDFISLLYDRDIQIHEVLERMENLNELGSSEKNPITSIPLTKMAEKALKMTFLEAKDLRMTQVHPIHLFLSILRNSDDPVGLIFNKNFQVGYDEFKEEYYEAFVNDVQGNDPQGSFGEGGQAGGDPFSGNNKKNPKQKESKTPVLNSFGRDLTLMAEEGKLDPVVGRTKEIERVSQILSRRKKNNPLLIGEPGVGKSAIAEGLAIRIVQKKVSRVLFGKRVVSLDLASLVAGTKYRGQFEERMKALMTELERNDDVILFIDEIHTIVGAGGATGSLDASNMFKPALARGEIQCIGATTLDEYRQHIEKDGALERRFQKVIVNPTTKEETIQILNNIKDRYQDHHKVKYTDEALEACVNLTDRYISDRHLPDKAIDALDEVGSRVHISNLNIPKDILDLEKDLETLEEQKQAYIDNQNFEEAASVRDIIRLKTEEVQQKQEAWEKDLEENYREVDAEAVAEVVSMMSGIPVQRVATKENEKLRGLTTQIQDQIIGQNEAVEKVVKAIQRNRVGLKDPNKPIGSFIFLGNTGVGKTQLAKIISKMIFDSEEALIRIDMSEYMEKFAVSRLVGAPPGYVGYEEGGQLTEKVRRKPYSVVLLDEIEKAHPDVFNLLLQALDDGHMTDSLGRKIDFKNTIIIMTSNVGTRRLKEFGKGVGFGKDGGKNADFGDYEKSIIQGALKKAFAPEFLNRIDDVILFNNLEKEDIKKIIKIELEKLQVRTKNIGITLDFSEEALDYITEKGFDPAYGARPLKRAIQKYVEDPLAEELLNHPLGEGQEIVMKVDLENDELAFKNTNETPSDKVDENA; encoded by the coding sequence ATGCAAGACAATTTTTCACAGACACTCAAAAAAGTTATTGCTTACTCAAAAGAAGAAGCAATGCGACTCGGACATAATTATATTGGAACTGAACACTTTATTTTAGGGATATTTAAAGAAGGAACTTCAGATTTTATTTCCCTTTTATACGATAGAGATATCCAAATCCACGAAGTATTGGAAAGAATGGAAAATCTCAATGAACTAGGAAGTAGCGAAAAAAATCCTATAACCTCCATTCCATTAACAAAAATGGCAGAAAAGGCATTGAAAATGACTTTTCTAGAAGCCAAAGATTTGCGAATGACTCAGGTACATCCGATACACCTTTTTCTTTCTATTTTAAGAAACTCTGACGACCCTGTAGGGCTTATTTTTAATAAGAACTTTCAAGTAGGTTATGATGAATTTAAGGAAGAATATTACGAAGCTTTTGTAAACGATGTACAAGGAAACGACCCTCAGGGGAGTTTTGGAGAAGGGGGACAAGCAGGTGGTGATCCTTTTAGCGGAAATAATAAAAAAAATCCGAAACAAAAGGAAAGTAAAACACCCGTTCTCAATAGTTTTGGACGCGATTTAACCCTCATGGCAGAAGAAGGGAAACTTGACCCTGTTGTAGGGCGAACGAAAGAAATTGAACGTGTTTCTCAAATTTTAAGTCGTAGAAAGAAAAACAATCCACTTCTTATTGGAGAACCAGGAGTTGGAAAATCGGCAATTGCTGAAGGTTTAGCCATTCGCATTGTGCAGAAAAAAGTTTCACGTGTACTTTTTGGAAAACGAGTAGTAAGCCTTGATTTAGCCTCATTAGTGGCAGGTACAAAATACAGAGGTCAGTTTGAAGAGCGAATGAAAGCGCTGATGACAGAGCTGGAAAGAAACGACGATGTGATTCTTTTTATTGACGAAATACACACCATTGTGGGAGCAGGTGGAGCCACAGGATCTTTGGATGCTTCAAATATGTTTAAACCCGCACTCGCAAGAGGTGAAATACAATGTATTGGTGCAACAACTTTGGATGAATACCGCCAGCATATCGAGAAAGATGGAGCTTTAGAGCGTAGATTTCAGAAAGTTATTGTGAATCCTACAACAAAAGAAGAAACCATCCAGATTTTAAATAATATCAAAGATAGATACCAAGATCATCATAAAGTAAAATATACCGATGAAGCTTTGGAAGCCTGTGTGAACCTTACAGATCGTTATATCTCTGATAGACATTTACCAGATAAAGCAATTGATGCACTTGATGAAGTGGGATCTAGAGTGCATATTTCTAACCTCAATATTCCAAAGGATATTTTGGATCTTGAAAAGGATTTAGAAACGCTCGAAGAACAAAAACAAGCCTATATAGATAATCAAAACTTTGAAGAAGCTGCGTCTGTTAGAGATATCATCAGATTAAAAACAGAAGAAGTTCAGCAAAAGCAAGAAGCTTGGGAAAAAGATCTGGAAGAAAACTACCGAGAAGTAGATGCAGAAGCTGTAGCTGAAGTAGTTTCTATGATGAGCGGAATTCCTGTACAACGTGTGGCTACCAAAGAAAATGAAAAGCTTAGAGGTTTAACCACACAAATACAAGATCAAATTATTGGTCAAAATGAAGCCGTTGAAAAAGTGGTAAAAGCGATTCAAAGAAATCGTGTAGGTCTTAAAGATCCTAATAAACCAATCGGCTCTTTTATCTTCTTAGGAAATACGGGAGTAGGAAAAACTCAATTGGCAAAGATTATTTCTAAAATGATTTTTGACTCTGAAGAAGCCTTAATCCGAATAGATATGAGTGAGTATATGGAAAAATTTGCCGTATCTCGTTTAGTAGGAGCACCTCCAGGTTATGTAGGTTATGAAGAAGGAGGACAGCTGACCGAAAAAGTTAGAAGAAAACCTTATTCTGTAGTGCTTCTTGATGAAATAGAAAAAGCACATCCAGATGTGTTTAATCTGTTATTACAGGCTCTAGATGACGGTCACATGACTGACAGTCTTGGAAGAAAAATAGATTTTAAGAACACCATTATCATCATGACTTCAAATGTGGGAACACGTAGACTCAAAGAGTTTGGAAAAGGAGTTGGATTTGGAAAAGATGGAGGGAAAAATGCTGATTTCGGAGACTATGAGAAAAGCATTATTCAAGGTGCTTTAAAGAAAGCATTTGCTCCAGAATTTCTTAATCGTATAGATGATGTCATCCTTTTTAATAACCTAGAGAAAGAAGATATTAAAAAGATCATAAAGATAGAACTAGAAAAGCTTCAAGTACGTACCAAAAACATAGGAATTACTCTAGATTTTAGTGAAGAAGCATTAGATTATATCACAGAGAAGGGATTTGATCCTGCTTATGGAGCGCGGCCATTAAAAAGAGCCATACAGAAATATGTAGAAGATCCGTTGGCTGAGGAGCTTTTGAATCACCCTCTAGGTGAAGGTCAAGAAATTGTGATGAAAGTAGATTTAGAAAATGATGAATTAGCTTTTAAAAACACCAACGAAACCCCATCAGATAAGGTAGATGAAAATGCCTAA